GCTACGCGCCCTGGAACTGCTGGTCAAAAAAGAAAAGATCGTGCTGATGGCGACCCACGACCCGCTCCTGGCCCTGTCCGGAGATCGCCGCCTGGTCATCCGCAACGGCGGTATCGCCGCGATTATTGCGACCAGTGCCGAGGAACGAGCCGGGGTTGCCCAGCTGCAGGCCCTCGACCGGAAGCTGGCCCGCCTGCGCAACCAGGTCCGGCATGGCGAGCGGATCGTCTTCGACCTCCAGGAACTCGGCAACTGATCCGGAAAACTGCTGCTCCCTCCAGCTTTTCCCTAAATATGGGTTTTGCCCCCATCATTCTTCCACTTGTGCCATAATTTATCGGTACAACACTCCTTCGGGGAACAACCGCATGACCACCACCCCCGGAACCGTCTGGACTGGTTTTATCTTCATCACCAACAGGAAGGATGCTTTTTATGTTCAAATCGCCGGACCCTTTACACCAGGAGATTCAACAGCTGGGAGCGTTGCTGGGGCAAACCATCGCCCGCGACAAAACCCGGGACATGGTTGAAAAAATAGAACAGATCAGGGAATTGGGAAAATCCTCGCGCAGCGGAGAGGTTGAAGCCTTTGAGCCGTTGTTGCAAAAACTCGAAGCAAGCAGCGATGAGGATCTGTTTGTGTTCGCCCGGGCCTTCTCCAAATTTCTCAACCTGGCCAATATTGCCGAACAGGAATTTTTCAATACTGATGAGGGGGAGAAGCTGCTGGCCAGCACCAATGACGCCAATGTCTTCGGCGCCGGGCTGATCAGCAAATTAACAGGCAGCGGGATCGATCCGGTGCGGATTCGTCAGGCCATTGAGGACCTCCATATCGACCTGGTGCTGACCGCCCACCCGACCGAGATCCTCCGCCGCAGCATGATCCAGAAATACAACGAGATCAACCACTGCCTGCGTGAAAAACCCTTCGGCACCAGTAATCCGACCACCACCCGGCGACTGGAAGACCTGTTGACCCAGAGCTGGTATTCCAACGAGATCCGCTCCCAGCGTCCGACCCCGGTGGATGAGGCCAAGTGGGGCTTTGCCGTCATCGAACAACCGCTCTGGAATGCCGTGCCACGGTTTGTCAAAGGGCTCAAAAACAAGATTCATGAACAACTCGGCATCAGCCTGCCGCAAAGCTTCTGTCCGATCCGTTTTTCGTCCTGGATGGGCGGCGACCGCGACGGTAATCCTTTTGTCACCGCCAAAGCCACCGAAACGGTTTTGTTGCGCGCCCGCTGGCAGGCGGCCGAACTCTTTCTGCGCGACCTGCGCCTGCTCATCGACGAAATGTCCATGTCCAAGGCCAGCCCGGAACTCATCGCCGCAACCGAGCAGGCCGAAGAACCGTATCGTTATGTCCTTAAACAGCTCAGAACCCTGTTGAACGACAGCCGCAATGAACTGGAAAAAAGACTGAAAACCGGCGAATGGGATGAATCCCTGGTCATTAAAAGTAACGCCCAGCTCCTTGAGCCACTGGAGCTGCTCTATCGTTCCCTCATTGAATGCAACATGGCCCCGGTCGCCAACGGCCGCCTCCTCGACACCCTGATTCGCGCCCGCTGTTTCGGCATTTTCCTGGTCCGTCTCGACATCCGTCAGCATTCGGAACTGCATGCCCAGGCCATTGATGAGATCACTCAGGCTATCGGCCTGGGACGTTATCTGGACTGGAACGAACAGCAGAAGCAGGAATTTTTGAAGAACGAACTGAAAAGCAATCGCCGGCTGTTGCCCATCGACTGGCAGCCCAGCCCGGAAACCAGTGAAGTTCTTGAGACCCTGCGCTTGCTCGCCCACCAGGACCGGGAATGCCTGGGAATCTACATCATCTCCATGGCCAGTGAAGTTTCCGATGTGCTGGCGGTGCAGCTGCTCCTCAAAGCGGCCGGGGTCCCTTTCAAATTGCCCATTGCCCCGCTCTTCGAAACCCTGGACGATCTCAACCATGCCGAGCAGGTCTGTGCCGACCTGTTTGCCTGCCCCGACTATAAGACCTACATGGGGGAACACCAGTATGTCATGGTCGGCTACAGCGATTCGGCCAAAGACGCCGGGGTCCTCTCAGCAGCCTGGGCCCAGTATGAAGCCCAGGAGAACCTGGTCCGACTCTGTGCCCAACACGGCATCAAACTGACCTTGTTCCATGGCCGCGGCGGTACCATCGGCCGCGGCGGCGGCCCGGCCCACTCGGCGATCTTGTCGCAGCCGCCCGGCTCCCTCAAGGGTGGCTTCCGGGTCACCGAGCAGGGCGAGACCATCCGAATGAAATTCGGCACTACCAAAGTTGCGCAGAAGAGTCTGGCGCTGTATGCCGATGCGATCCTTGAAGCGCTGTTGATGCCGCCCCCGCAGCCCAAACCGGAATGGCGTCAGATCATGCGGCAGCTGTCGGCCAAGGCCTGCCAGCACTACCGCAGCTATGTCCGCGACAACAAGGACTTTGTCCGTTATTTCCGCCAGGCCACCCCAGAGCAGGAGCTCGCCCAGCTGCCCCTCGGCAGCCGTCCGTCAAAGCGGAAAAAAGATGACAGTATTGAAAGCCTGAGAGCGATTCCGTGGATTTTTGCATGGGCACAGAACCGGCTGGTCCTGCCAGCCTGGCTGGGAGCAGCTCAGGCGATCAAGGAGTTGGACGCGGAAGGGGAAGGGCAGACTATTCAGGAGATGACTCGGCAATGGCCGTTCTTTTCAAGCCGTTTGAGCATGCTGGAAATGGTTCTGACCAAAGCCGATATCACGATTTCGGCGATCTACGAAAAGCACCTGGTTGAAGCCTCGTTGCATGACATCGGCGCGGCCCTGCGTAAACAATATCAAGCGGATCTCGATTTTCTGCTCAACTTCTCCGGCCGCGATTCACTGATGCATGACGCACCTTGGAATCTGGCCTCCATCAGACGGCGGGCGTCTTACCTGGCCCCCTTGCACATGATGCAGATCGTGCTGCTCAAACGCTACCGGGCGGTCCCCGAAATGGACAATCAGCACATCCTGACCCAGGCGATGATGATCACCATCGCCGGCATTGCCGCAGGGGTCAGAAATACCGGCTAAGCGGTGCTCCATCCTCCGGGCAGGCGGTTCTCGGCCGCCTGCCCGGACGTAATAAAATCAGGCCCAAAGGTTACTGCCCGGCAGAGCGTTTCGTAGCGGGAAACAGGAGCAGTGCCAGCGCTGCAAAAATCAGCACCAGGCCACAGCTCACCAGCATCGTCATCCGTTCACCAACCACCAGAATTCCCAGCAGGGTTGCAACCAGCGGTTCGGCCAGGGTCAGAGTCACCGCTGTCGAGGTTTTCACCCCGGCCAGCCCCTTGGCAAACAGCCAATAGGACAAAGCCGTTGCAATCAAACCTAAATGAAGAATCACCAGCCAGCCGTTCGGCTGGATCAGCCACTGCAGATCACATTGCCAGAGCAGCGGCAGCAAAAAAATAGCTCCCAGGCAGGTCACCGCAGCAGTCGCGTCGGCCGGAGCCTGCCGCCGCACCAATAGCCCCATCAGCAGGGTATAAAACGCATAGGAAAACCCCGCCACCAGTGCAACCAGCACACCCACGGCTTCAACCTGCAGGTTGCCGGAGTCCAGCACCAGCAGCAGACAACCACTGAAAGCCAGGGCGGTCGACAGATACCAGCGCCGCTCCGGAGTACGCCGCCAGAGCAGGTACTCGAGCAAGCCGGCAAAGACCGGTGCCGAGCCCATGGCGACAATGGTCCCGACTGCGACGCCGGTCGCGTTCATCGCCCAGAAGCTGCTGAGCTGATAAAGGGCAATGAACAGGCCCGCGGAGAGGGTGATCCGCACCGGCCAGGAACGCAGTTGGATGCCACCGCGCCACAGGGAGCCACTCAACAAAGCCAGCCCGGCCACGCTCATTCTCAGCGCGGCAATCGCCACCGGGGTACTTGCTGGCGGGGCCAGCGCCTGGGCCGTTCCCGTGGTTCCCCACAGCATCGCTGCCGCCAGCACCAGCCAGGGGCCACCGGCACTGCCGCAGAACCGATTGCCAAAGGCAACATTCATCCCGTCCCTGCCGACCAGCTTCATTTCGGTGTGCCGCCGCATACCCCATCCTCCGAGCCAATACAGAAAAAAAGAGACCACCCCGCTATGCTCTCAGGGTGGCCTCTTTCATATTCCCGAATTCATCCACTCGAGATTATTTGTCTTCTTTTTTCTGATCAAGAGGGGTTTTACAGAACGGGCAAATCTTTTGCTTCACGCCACCTAAAGAAGCAAGTTTCTTTCCACATTTAGGGCATTCCTGGGCCTTCTCAACTCCACCTGGGCGAAAACACATAATGATCTCCTTGGCTGATAACGATTAGATTGCAATCGATTCGATCGATTGATGAAAATAAGCGTGACTGCCCGCTCTCTGTGTAGTGGTAGCGAGAGAAGAAAGCGGTTCGGAGCGGGCAGTCACAACCTGCGATTTCCGAGATCTTTCGGCGGACTCGAAGGATCCCGGAATTCACTCCAAAAAACATCCCAGTTAGTTGCCATCCGGAAACTGCCGAAGGGCAACGGCTAAGTTCTCAGATTGGAAACGAGCACTTTTTCGTTGTGGCAAGAAAACCCGCAGATTGGCACCGCCACAGCGGAAAAGGGCCGTTTCCGGATGAAAACCAGTTAAATCCGACAGGAAACCAAAACCCCGGCGGATTACACGACAACATGCCATCCCTATAAAGCAAATAGAATGCCACAATACCCGGACGATCCTAAAAAGGACGGCTTTCATCATTTTTCAAAGCGGATGCCCCCGTCTTAACAGCCCAAGTCCGGACAGGTCGTTCAGACCACCGCATAACAGATCTTTTCTCATTATTATTCAGCATCTTACAGGGTTCGATCCAAACTGAGCCAGGAGCTGTCCGGTACGCCAGCAAACCTTTTTCAACTGGACTTGGATCCCCTGCAACGATATTTTCCTTCACACCGGTCAACCCTACCCCTGAACCAATTTCATATATGGACGAAAGGGCAGCAGCGTCTCATTTTGAGTTTGCTCTGGCCGCCTCTGGTCGCCCCGCTTTTGCCAGCGCATTCCGTCCCGAACCATCACAATGCCGTCAATTCAACCCCTGCAGCTTACTTATTGCGGCCAATGCCGCCTGCCGTTGATCTTTATTGGCGGCAGCATTGTCAAATGCGCTCAAACTGGCCGTAAGATCTTCGCTCTGCCAGGCAGCATAACCGGCCATCAGCCAGGCCTGGCCGACATATTGGCCCTGCTGGCGAGCAACTTGCCGGTAAGTGGCTGCCGCTTCGGCATAGCGTCCCAGGGAATACAGCAGGTCCGCTTTTGCCATCAGTAAATCACCATCTTCAGTGGTGGGAGCATAGTGCTGTAATTGTTGCAAGGCACGGGTCTCCTGGCCCAGCTGCCGATAGGCCAGAACCAGCTTACGAAGAATTTTCGGATCTGGCTGTTCATCCAGCAGACGGTGATATTCCGCCAAGGCCTGGCTGGGAATATTCAGCTGCAGATTGAGATCAGCCCAAAGTTTTTTCTCATTTTCGGACAACGGGGACAGAAACCGGTAAATGGTCAATGCCGCCAGGGCTTCTTCATCATTGTCTCCGGCCAGTTCGATTTGGCTCAGGGTCTTCCACCATTTTGCGCAGGTGCAGTTTTCATGGGTGAGTCTTTTGGCATAGCTCCGGGCTTCGCTTTGCATGCCAAGCTGCAGATACTGACAAAGCAGAACTTCCTGCCACTTCATTCTGGCCTCACCGGAGGTTGCCGTGACCAGATCCTGCAAAAAAGGCAGCGCCCGGCGGCCCTGCCCGGCCGCCAGCAGAGCCTGAACATAGTGCTCTTGCCAGGCCAGCGGGAGCTGCTGCGTCTGCTGCTCAAACAACTGGTCGAACTGGCGTACCGCATCCTCATAGCGTTTGGCCAGGAGCAGGGAAACCGCGGCATAATAGCGATTATCCGCAGCATGATCACCATCCCGTCCGGCCACAGCCAGAAAACAGCGCGCCGCATCATCATACTGGTGCAGTTCGTAATAACTTTTGGCCAGGTTTTGCCAGTCCGCGACAAAAGCACTGTTTTTTTTCAATGCCTGCTCATAGGCCCGGGCGGCCTGCCGGTATTGCTGTTGCAGCAGATAACAGTTGCCCAGGGAATAATCGATCAACGGATGATCATAACCGCGAGAAGAGAGTTTTTTAGGCTGATCGGCAGGAGTTGTCCCCTGCTGCTGGAAATTTTCCAGCAGCGCAATAGCCCGGGAATAATCCTGACGCTCCATCAGCTTGGAGACTTTTGCCAGGACCAGCCGCACCCGCACCGGAATGGCATCAAAAGGGTCTTCCGCATACACCATGGGCCCCTGCACCAAGGGCAGAAAGGTGGCCAGAGCCGTTAGCAGAATTATTTTTTTCATGGTGCCTCCTTCCATACTTTGCGTCCGCACCGCGCGCCGGACGGCTTGTTACACCCGGGATCCCGCAACTACTTGAGGACAAAACGGATCGTTGTTTCCGCCCAGCTGCTGACAGCGACCCCGTCAATGGTGCCGGGGCGAAAACGCCAGCTGGAAACACAGTGGATGACACTCTCCTCGAACACCTCCGCTGGCTTGGCGTCGACAATGCTGATGTTTTCGACCCGGCCTTCCTTATTGACAATAAACCTGACCCGGACTGCGCCTTCGATACGACGTTGCTTGGCATAAAACGGATAAAGGGGTTGTTGCCGAGCCAAAGCCATCAGAGGTTGATCCAGATCGCCGACGTCGAACACCTCCGGAACAGCAAAATCCCCAACTGATTCGGGGAATGTTGCCGCTGGCAAGTCGGGAACCATGGGCAGATCCGTAAGCTGCGGGTTCAGTGCCAAAGGAAGCGTCAATGACTGCGCCTGCAATGGTTGAAAAGCTCGCTTCGGAAGCGCCTTGACCGCTTCAGACCTGCTGCTCTCAGGCTTGGGTCGCTGCTGGCGTTCTGGCGGTGATGGCGGCGGCGACAAACGGATCACGGCGATTGGTTCCACAACCTGAGGCGACAGAATCGGTGCAGAGCCCGGATGCAGAGCAAGCGGCAGCACGGCAAACAGCAGAAAGGTCATGCCAATGGCAACAGCCCCCGCTTCCAGTTTGCTACAGCACAGTTGCAGCAGCGCTCTATTCCGACAGGCGTGAACCAACTCAAGTCGCCGATCATTGCCCGGCATCGGAATTCTCCTGCAAGATCATCAGTGGGGTTGCTGCGCGGCCAACGCGACATTTCTGGCTCCGGCCTGGCGACAGCCGTCCATCACCTGGATGGCAATTCCCGTATTGCTGTCACGATCAGCCACCACGACCACGCTGCCGTCGGGATTTTCCGCCAGGGCGCGTTCGACATTGGCCCGCACCGCGCGGAGATCGATTTCCCGATGATCCATGTAAATCCGGTTCTGCGGGGTGATCGCGAGCAGAATGTTGGTTTTATTCTGACTGACTGCGCTGGCGGCAGACGGCCGGTTGACCTCGACTCCTGTTTCTTTGACAAAGGAGGTTGTGACCAGAAAAAAAATCAGCAGAATAAACACCATATCGATAAGCGGCGCCATGTTCAGATCCGCCTGAGCGCGCTTTCCTCTTCTTTGTCCGGCAATATCGATCATTGCTCTTCCGTTCTCAATGCAGATGCCGCTTAAGACAATAGCCAAACAGGGTCAGACGCTGTTGCAGAGTTCCGGCCCGCCGCTCCAGAAAACCTTTCATGTACAGCCCGGGGATGGCTATCAGCAAGCCGCTCTGGGTGGTGATCAGGGCCTCCGAGATTCCACTGGCCAAAGCTCGGGCATTGCCGGTGCCGAACAGGGCCAGCACATCAAAGGTCGTCATCATCCCGGTGACCGTTCCCAGCAGTCCCAGCAGCGGGGCAACCGTTGCCAAAACCCCGATTAAAGGCAGACAGGCGGTCACCCGGCGACTGTGCTTGGCCACCAGGGCATCAAGCAACGGACCATCCTCAGCGGGATTTTTCCGGCGGGTGATAAATTCCCCCACCAGAACCGCGCTGAGCCCCTGGCCGTCGCGAACAGTGGGCAACCGATTTTCACGAATGTGCACAAGAGCCTCAGCCAAGGGCATTTTGCGCCGTTGCAGACGACGGAAAAACAGCACCCGATCGATAATCAGAAACCACATCAACAGACACACCGCGAGCAGAGGAATCATGGTTATCCCCCCGCTCGCCAGGTAGTTCTCCAACGGTAGCAGGGTTTCAGTGAACCAGGCCGACATGAAGGTCACCGATTTTTCTGTACGATGTTGACCAGAGCCACAGCTTTTTCCTCCAATTGCGCGATTGAGTTGTCAACGGCCCGCCCCAGCAGGGTATGCGCCAGCATTATGGGGATGGCGACGGAGAGCCCGAGCATGGTCGTCACCAGGGCGACCGAGATCCCGCCCGACATCATCCGGGGATCACCAGTACCGAATTGGGTCATGATCTGAAA
This genomic window from Pelobacter seleniigenes DSM 18267 contains:
- a CDS encoding tetratricopeptide repeat protein gives rise to the protein MKKIILLTALATFLPLVQGPMVYAEDPFDAIPVRVRLVLAKVSKLMERQDYSRAIALLENFQQQGTTPADQPKKLSSRGYDHPLIDYSLGNCYLLQQQYRQAARAYEQALKKNSAFVADWQNLAKSYYELHQYDDAARCFLAVAGRDGDHAADNRYYAAVSLLLAKRYEDAVRQFDQLFEQQTQQLPLAWQEHYVQALLAAGQGRRALPFLQDLVTATSGEARMKWQEVLLCQYLQLGMQSEARSYAKRLTHENCTCAKWWKTLSQIELAGDNDEEALAALTIYRFLSPLSENEKKLWADLNLQLNIPSQALAEYHRLLDEQPDPKILRKLVLAYRQLGQETRALQQLQHYAPTTEDGDLLMAKADLLYSLGRYAEAAATYRQVARQQGQYVGQAWLMAGYAAWQSEDLTASLSAFDNAAANKDQRQAALAAISKLQGLN
- a CDS encoding energy transducer TonB — its product is MPGNDRRLELVHACRNRALLQLCCSKLEAGAVAIGMTFLLFAVLPLALHPGSAPILSPQVVEPIAVIRLSPPPSPPERQQRPKPESSRSEAVKALPKRAFQPLQAQSLTLPLALNPQLTDLPMVPDLPAATFPESVGDFAVPEVFDVGDLDQPLMALARQQPLYPFYAKQRRIEGAVRVRFIVNKEGRVENISIVDAKPAEVFEESVIHCVSSWRFRPGTIDGVAVSSWAETTIRFVLK
- a CDS encoding MotA/TolQ/ExbB proton channel family protein, whose translation is MSAWFTETLLPLENYLASGGITMIPLLAVCLLMWFLIIDRVLFFRRLQRRKMPLAEALVHIRENRLPTVRDGQGLSAVLVGEFITRRKNPAEDGPLLDALVAKHSRRVTACLPLIGVLATVAPLLGLLGTVTGMMTTFDVLALFGTGNARALASGISEALITTQSGLLIAIPGLYMKGFLERRAGTLQQRLTLFGYCLKRHLH
- the ppc gene encoding phosphoenolpyruvate carboxylase, whose product is MFKSPDPLHQEIQQLGALLGQTIARDKTRDMVEKIEQIRELGKSSRSGEVEAFEPLLQKLEASSDEDLFVFARAFSKFLNLANIAEQEFFNTDEGEKLLASTNDANVFGAGLISKLTGSGIDPVRIRQAIEDLHIDLVLTAHPTEILRRSMIQKYNEINHCLREKPFGTSNPTTTRRLEDLLTQSWYSNEIRSQRPTPVDEAKWGFAVIEQPLWNAVPRFVKGLKNKIHEQLGISLPQSFCPIRFSSWMGGDRDGNPFVTAKATETVLLRARWQAAELFLRDLRLLIDEMSMSKASPELIAATEQAEEPYRYVLKQLRTLLNDSRNELEKRLKTGEWDESLVIKSNAQLLEPLELLYRSLIECNMAPVANGRLLDTLIRARCFGIFLVRLDIRQHSELHAQAIDEITQAIGLGRYLDWNEQQKQEFLKNELKSNRRLLPIDWQPSPETSEVLETLRLLAHQDRECLGIYIISMASEVSDVLAVQLLLKAAGVPFKLPIAPLFETLDDLNHAEQVCADLFACPDYKTYMGEHQYVMVGYSDSAKDAGVLSAAWAQYEAQENLVRLCAQHGIKLTLFHGRGGTIGRGGGPAHSAILSQPPGSLKGGFRVTEQGETIRMKFGTTKVAQKSLALYADAILEALLMPPPQPKPEWRQIMRQLSAKACQHYRSYVRDNKDFVRYFRQATPEQELAQLPLGSRPSKRKKDDSIESLRAIPWIFAWAQNRLVLPAWLGAAQAIKELDAEGEGQTIQEMTRQWPFFSSRLSMLEMVLTKADITISAIYEKHLVEASLHDIGAALRKQYQADLDFLLNFSGRDSLMHDAPWNLASIRRRASYLAPLHMMQIVLLKRYRAVPEMDNQHILTQAMMITIAGIAAGVRNTG
- a CDS encoding DMT family transporter; translated protein: MRRHTEMKLVGRDGMNVAFGNRFCGSAGGPWLVLAAAMLWGTTGTAQALAPPASTPVAIAALRMSVAGLALLSGSLWRGGIQLRSWPVRITLSAGLFIALYQLSSFWAMNATGVAVGTIVAMGSAPVFAGLLEYLLWRRTPERRWYLSTALAFSGCLLLVLDSGNLQVEAVGVLVALVAGFSYAFYTLLMGLLVRRQAPADATAAVTCLGAIFLLPLLWQCDLQWLIQPNGWLVILHLGLIATALSYWLFAKGLAGVKTSTAVTLTLAEPLVATLLGILVVGERMTMLVSCGLVLIFAALALLLFPATKRSAGQ
- a CDS encoding ExbD/TolR family protein, which translates into the protein MIDIAGQRRGKRAQADLNMAPLIDMVFILLIFFLVTTSFVKETGVEVNRPSAASAVSQNKTNILLAITPQNRIYMDHREIDLRAVRANVERALAENPDGSVVVVADRDSNTGIAIQVMDGCRQAGARNVALAAQQPH